One Desulfovibrio sp. DNA window includes the following coding sequences:
- a CDS encoding TraR/DksA C4-type zinc finger protein: protein MAQKPERLFQAEALGNVGTVGNPGFTSFFKCAECDGDIPERRRQAVPGCRLCAACQEEQDRKSHLS, encoded by the coding sequence ACTGTTTCAAGCCGAGGCTTTGGGAAATGTCGGAACAGTTGGAAATCCAGGGTTCACCAGCTTTTTCAAATGCGCCGAATGCGACGGAGATATCCCGGAGCGCAGGCGGCAGGCGGTTCCAGGATGCAGGCTGTGTGCAGCGTGTCAGGAAGAGCAGGACCGTAAATCTCATTTATCGTGA